A section of the Malus sylvestris chromosome 17, drMalSylv7.2, whole genome shotgun sequence genome encodes:
- the LOC126611052 gene encoding uncharacterized protein LOC126611052 isoform X2 has protein sequence MEEAQVIPETPMKVADDAETTDAEAIKVSNGEVPPVEKERRNEEEEATFDGEFIKVERESIDVKDGSHAAETALVEDDKPSVIERSSSSSSRELLEAREKLSDLEVEVERLAGALKHSESENSELKHEVLLTKEKLGESGKKYEELELTHKKLQEQITEAEEKYSSQLNVLQEALQAQEEKHKDLIGVKESFDGLNLELESSRKRMQELEQELQSSACEVQKFEDLHKQSGSHAESETKRALEFEKLLEATKLSAKEMEDQMASIQGELKGLYEKIAEDEKVKEALSSTAAELSAVQEELALSKSQGVDLEEKLSAKEALINELTEELSLKKASESQVKEDISALENLFASTKEDLQAKVSELEEIKLKLQEEWSAKELVEAARKTQEERAVAAQENLAIVTKEKEALEAAVADLTGNVQLMKELCSDLEEKLKLSEENFGKKDDLLSQSLSNNAELEQKLKSLEELHKESETAFATATEKNLELEAIIQASNAAAEEAKSQLRELETRFIAVEQKNVELEQQLNAVELNRGIAESGLEEFSQKISALNTTLSEVEEEKKQLTGQVQEYQEKIGQLESELNQTTLQYSELQEELKTASEKCAEHEGRASEHHQRSLELEDLVQISHTKVEDTGKKVSELELMLETERYRIQELEEQITALEKKCQDAEADSKNYSNKVSELASELEAFQARTSSLEVALQAANEKERELFEALNVATEEKKRLEDASSSFTEKFSESENLVEVLRDELKMTQEKLESIENDLNAAGIREGEVIAKLKSAEEQLEQQGKVIEETASKNSELQALHETLVRDSEIKLQEALGSFTNRDAEANSLLEKLKVLEDQVKVYEEHVAEAERKSASLKEELDNSLAKFASSESTNEELRKQILEAENKASQTLSENEMLVETNVQLKCKIDELQESLNAALSETEVTTRELVSHKSTVEELTDKHSRALDLHSASEARIVEAETKLQEAIGRFSQRDLEANELLEKLNALQGQVKLYEEQVRETSAVSETRNAELEESLSKLKNLENIVEELQTNSAHFEEESGKLAEANIKLTEDVSTYESKLSDLEAKYSTAVVEKDETVEQLQAAKRTIEDLMQQHSSEGQKLQSQISSVMDENSLLNEVHQNTKKELQQVISELEEQLKEQKAGEAALKSEIENLKAEVAEKPLLQNSLKELEEKLVKTEAQLQKEVESIKAAAAEREAELTSKLEDHAHKVHDRDLLNEQVTKLHSELQLAHATVAEKKEADSQKDLEREASLKRSLEELEAKNKEIALLDKQVKELEQKLQLADTKVTERGDGGSVAGLEVKSRDIGSTVSTPSKRKSKKKSEATPVQTSSSSDIHTHTAEASPMMSVKFIVGVAVVSAIIGIILGKQY, from the exons ATGGAAGAAGCACAAGTGATTCCCGAAACCCCGATGAAGGTTGCTGATGATGCCGAGACTACAGATGCCGAAGCGATCAAG GTATCGAATGGGGAAGTGCCTCCGGTTGAAAAAGAAAGGaggaatgaagaggaggaagcaACCTTTGATGGAGAGTTCATAAAAGTTGAGAGAGAATCGATAGATGTGAAGGATGGTTCTCATGCTGCTGAAACAGCATTGGTGGAGGACGACAAGCCATCTGTTATTGAGAGAAGCTCGAGCAGTTCGAGCAGAGAATTGCTAGAAGCGCGGGAGAAGTTGAGTGACCTTGAGGTTGAAGTCGAAAGGTTGGCTGGTGCATTGAAGCATTCCGAATCAGAGAACTCTGAGCTGAAGCATGAGGTCTTGCTTACGAAGGAGAAGCTGGGAGAAAGCGGAAAGAAGTATGAAGAGCTCGAACTCACTCATAAGAAATTGCAAGAGCAAATCACTGAAGCCGAGGAGAAATACAGTTCGCAGCTCAATGTTTTGCAAGAGGCATTGCAAGCTCAAGAAGAAAAGCACAAGGATCTGATCGGGGTGAAGGAATCGTTTGATGGTCTCAATCTTGAGCTTGAAAGCTCGAGAAAGAGGATGCAGGAATTGGAGCAAGAGCTGCAGAGTTCTGCCTGCGAGGTGCAAAAGTTTGAGGACCTGCACAAGCAAAGTGGTTCACATGCTGAATCTGAGACAAAGAGGGCCTTGGAGTTCGAGAAACTGCTCGAAGCAACAAAGTTGAGTGCGAAAGAGATGGAAGATCAGATGGCTTCGATACAAGGAGAACTCAAGGGCCTGTATGAAAAGATTGCCGAAGATGAAAAAGTCAAAGAAGCACTCAGTTCTACCGCTGCCGAGCTTTCTGCTGTCCAAGAAGAGCTGGCTCTATCAAAGTCTCAAGGCGTGGACCTGGAGGAGAAACTCTCGGCTAAGGAAGCTCTGATAAATGAACTGACTGAGGAATTGAGCCTGAAAAAGGCCTCGGAATCTCAAGTGAAGGAAGATATTTCCGCTCTTGAAAATCTGTTTGCCTCAACTAAAGAAGATCTTCAAGCAAAGGTTTCtgaattggaagaaatcaagttgAAGCTACAGGAGGAATGGAGTGCCAAGGAATTAGTTGAAGCCGCACGAAAAACTCAAGAAGAACGGGCCGTAGCTGCACAGGAGAATTTGGCAATAGtaaccaaagaaaaagaagctctGGAAGCAGCTGTGGCAGATCTCACCGGTAATGTGCAGCTGATGAAGGAGCTGTGCAGTGATCTCGAAGAAAAATTGAAGCTTTCGGAAGAGAACTTCGGTAAAAAAGATGATCTTTTGTCTCAATCTTTGTCAAACAATGCCGAGCTTGAACAGAAGTTGAAGTCGCTGGAAGAGCTCCATAAGGAATCAGAAACTGCTTTTGCAACTGCTACTGAAAAGAATCTTGAACTTGAAGCAATTATTCAAGCTTCAAATGCAGCAGCGGAGGAGGCAAAATCGCAACTGAGAGAGCTTGAGACGCGCTTTATAGCTGTAGAACAAAAGAATGTAGAGCTTGAGCAACAGTTAAATGCGGTAGAGCTGAACCGAGGAATTGCTGAGAGTGGTCTGGAAGAATTCTCTCAAAAAATATCTGCACTCAATACTACATTGAGCGAGGTcgaggaagaaaagaaacagCTGACCGGTCAGGTGCAAGAATACCAAGAGAAGATAGGCCAGCTGGAATCTGAGTTAAACCAGACAACTTTGCAATATTCAGAGCTTCAGGAGGAACTGAAGACTGCCTCCGAGAAATGTGCTGAACATGAGGGCCGGGCCAGTGAACACCATCAGCGAAGCCTCGAACTTGAAGATTTGGTCCAAATTTCTCATACCAAAGTGGAGGATACTGGTAAAAAGGTGAGCGAGCTGGAGTTAATGCTTGAAACAGAGAGGTACAGAATTCAAGAACTCGAGGAACAAATAACTGCGTTGGAAAAGAAATGTCAGGATGCAGAAGCAGATTCTAAGAATTATTCTAACAAGGTATCTGAACTTGCCTCTGAACTCGAGGCATTCCAAGCAAGAACATCTAGCCTTGAAGTTGCACTGCAAGCGGCCAACGAAAAGGAAAGGGAGTTGTTTGAAGCCTTGAATGTTGCCacagaagagaagaaaaggttaGAGGATGCATCGAGTAGTTTTACTGAGAAGTTTTCCGAATCAGAAAACTTGGTGGAGGTCTTGAGAGATGAATTGAAGATGACTCAAGAGAAATTGGAAAGCATTGAAAATGATCTTAATGCTGCTGGAATCAGAGAAGGCGAGGTCATAGCGAAACTCAAATCTGCCGAGGAGCAACTGGAGCAACAAGGCAAAGTAATAGAGGAAACAGCGTCAAAGAACTCAGAACTTCAAGCACTACATGAAACCCTAGTGAGGGATTCAGAGATCAAACTTCAAGAAGCATTAGGGAGCTTCACTAACAGGGATGCTGAGGCAAATTCTCTGCTTGAGAAACTAAAGGTTCTAGAAGATCAGGTGAAGGTTTATGAAGAGCATGTTGCTGAAGCAGAGCGGAAGTCTGCATCGTTGAAAGAAGAGCTGGACAACAGCTTGGCTAAATTTGCATCTTCAGAAAGTACAAATGAAGAACTCAGAAAACAGATCTTGGAAGCAGAAAACAAAGCTTCTCAGACCCTCTCAGAAAACGAAATGCTAGTTGAGACGAATGTTCAGCTGAAATGCAAGATTGATGAATTGCAGGAATCTTTGAATGCTGCTCTATCTGAAACTGAAGTCACTACAAGAGAACTTGTTTCGCACAAGAGCACTGTTGAAGAATTAACAGATAAGCACTCGAGAGCCTTAGACCTTCATTCTGCTTCCGAAGCCCGCATTGTGGAAGCAGAGACGAAATTGCAAGAAGCCATTGGAAGATTCAGTCAGAGAGATTTGGAAGCTAATGAATTGCTCGAGAAGCTAAATGCCCTACAAGGCCAAGTAAAATTGTATGAAGAGCAAGTTCGAGAAACATCTGCGGTTTCTGAAACCAGAAATGCGGAGCTGGAAGAGAGTCTATCAAAGCTGAAGAATCTGGAGAATATTGTTGAGGAACTGCAAACCAATTCAGCTCACTTTGAAGAGGAGAGCGGAAAACTAGCTGAGGCAAATATAAAGCTTACAGAGGATGTGTCTACATACGAGTCCAAACTAAGTGACCTTGAAGCAAAATATTCTACTGCAGTTGTTGAGAAGGACGAAACAGTTGAACAACTTCAGGCTGCAAAAAGGACTATTGAAGATTTAATGCAGCAGCATTCTTCTGAAGGGCAGAAACTACAATCTCAG ATATCTTCGGTTATGGATGAGAACAGCCTGCTTAATGAAGTGCATCAAAATACTAAGAAGGAACTCCAGCAAGTGATATCCGAGCTTGAAGAACAGCTCAAAGAACAAAAAGCAGGAGAAGCTGCTTTAAaatctgagattgaaaatctCAAGGCTGAGGTTGCTGAGAAGCCTTTGTTGCAGAATTCTCTCAAGGAACTCGAAGAGAAATTGGTGAAAACTGAAGCTCAACTGCAAAAAGAG GTTGAAAGCATTAAGGCGGCTGCGGCCGAAAGAGAGGCAGAGTTGACTTCAAAGTTGGAGGATCACGCGCATAAGGTCCATGACAGAGATTTATTGAATGAACAAGTCACAAAACTCCATAGCGAGTTACAACTTGCTCATGCCACTGTTGCTGAAAAG AAAGAAGCAGATTCTCAAAAGGACCTGGAACGAGAAGCATCGTTGAAGCGTTCCCTTGAAGAACTTGAAGCTAAGAATAAAGAAATCGCACTTCTAGATAAGCAAGTCAAGGAGCTCGAGCAAAAACTGCAGCTGGCAGATACCAAAGTAACAGAAAGG GGTGATGGAGGCAGTGTAGCCGGACTGGAAGTGAAATCCAGGGACATTGGATCAACCGTTTCAACTCCATCGAAAAGGAAGAGCAAGAAGAAGTCAGAAGCAACACCTGTTCAAACCTCATCATCTTCAGATATCCATACACATACTGCCGAGGCTTCCCCAATGATGAGCGTTAAGTTCATCGTGGGAGTGGCTGTGGTTTCTGCGATCATCGGCATCATTCTTGGGAAACAGTACTAG
- the LOC126611052 gene encoding uncharacterized protein LOC126611052 isoform X1, protein MEEAQVIPETPMKVADDAETTDAEAIKVSNGEVPPVEKERRNEEEEATFDGEFIKVERESIDVKDGSHAAETALVEDDKPSVIERSSSSSSRELLEAREKLSDLEVEVERLAGALKHSESENSELKHEVLLTKEKLGESGKKYEELELTHKKLQEQITEAEEKYSSQLNVLQEALQAQEEKHKDLIGVKESFDGLNLELESSRKRMQELEQELQSSACEVQKFEDLHKQSGSHAESETKRALEFEKLLEATKLSAKEMEDQMASIQGELKGLYEKIAEDEKVKEALSSTAAELSAVQEELALSKSQGVDLEEKLSAKEALINELTEELSLKKASESQVKEDISALENLFASTKEDLQAKVSELEEIKLKLQEEWSAKELVEAARKTQEERAVAAQENLAIVTKEKEALEAAVADLTGNVQLMKELCSDLEEKLKLSEENFGKKDDLLSQSLSNNAELEQKLKSLEELHKESETAFATATEKNLELEAIIQASNAAAEEAKSQLRELETRFIAVEQKNVELEQQLNAVELNRGIAESGLEEFSQKISALNTTLSEVEEEKKQLTGQVQEYQEKIGQLESELNQTTLQYSELQEELKTASEKCAEHEGRASEHHQRSLELEDLVQISHTKVEDTGKKVSELELMLETERYRIQELEEQITALEKKCQDAEADSKNYSNKVSELASELEAFQARTSSLEVALQAANEKERELFEALNVATEEKKRLEDASSSFTEKFSESENLVEVLRDELKMTQEKLESIENDLNAAGIREGEVIAKLKSAEEQLEQQGKVIEETASKNSELQALHETLVRDSEIKLQEALGSFTNRDAEANSLLEKLKVLEDQVKVYEEHVAEAERKSASLKEELDNSLAKFASSESTNEELRKQILEAENKASQTLSENEMLVETNVQLKCKIDELQESLNAALSETEVTTRELVSHKSTVEELTDKHSRALDLHSASEARIVEAETKLQEAIGRFSQRDLEANELLEKLNALQGQVKLYEEQVRETSAVSETRNAELEESLSKLKNLENIVEELQTNSAHFEEESGKLAEANIKLTEDVSTYESKLSDLEAKYSTAVVEKDETVEQLQAAKRTIEDLMQQHSSEGQKLQSQISSVMDENSLLNEVHQNTKKELQQVISELEEQLKEQKAGEAALKSEIENLKAEVAEKPLLQNSLKELEEKLVKTEAQLQKEVESIKAAAAEREAELTSKLEDHAHKVHDRDLLNEQVTKLHSELQLAHATVAEKKEADSQKDLEREASLKRSLEELEAKNKEIALLDKQVKELEQKLQLADTKVTERIMLQGDGGSVAGLEVKSRDIGSTVSTPSKRKSKKKSEATPVQTSSSSDIHTHTAEASPMMSVKFIVGVAVVSAIIGIILGKQY, encoded by the exons ATGGAAGAAGCACAAGTGATTCCCGAAACCCCGATGAAGGTTGCTGATGATGCCGAGACTACAGATGCCGAAGCGATCAAG GTATCGAATGGGGAAGTGCCTCCGGTTGAAAAAGAAAGGaggaatgaagaggaggaagcaACCTTTGATGGAGAGTTCATAAAAGTTGAGAGAGAATCGATAGATGTGAAGGATGGTTCTCATGCTGCTGAAACAGCATTGGTGGAGGACGACAAGCCATCTGTTATTGAGAGAAGCTCGAGCAGTTCGAGCAGAGAATTGCTAGAAGCGCGGGAGAAGTTGAGTGACCTTGAGGTTGAAGTCGAAAGGTTGGCTGGTGCATTGAAGCATTCCGAATCAGAGAACTCTGAGCTGAAGCATGAGGTCTTGCTTACGAAGGAGAAGCTGGGAGAAAGCGGAAAGAAGTATGAAGAGCTCGAACTCACTCATAAGAAATTGCAAGAGCAAATCACTGAAGCCGAGGAGAAATACAGTTCGCAGCTCAATGTTTTGCAAGAGGCATTGCAAGCTCAAGAAGAAAAGCACAAGGATCTGATCGGGGTGAAGGAATCGTTTGATGGTCTCAATCTTGAGCTTGAAAGCTCGAGAAAGAGGATGCAGGAATTGGAGCAAGAGCTGCAGAGTTCTGCCTGCGAGGTGCAAAAGTTTGAGGACCTGCACAAGCAAAGTGGTTCACATGCTGAATCTGAGACAAAGAGGGCCTTGGAGTTCGAGAAACTGCTCGAAGCAACAAAGTTGAGTGCGAAAGAGATGGAAGATCAGATGGCTTCGATACAAGGAGAACTCAAGGGCCTGTATGAAAAGATTGCCGAAGATGAAAAAGTCAAAGAAGCACTCAGTTCTACCGCTGCCGAGCTTTCTGCTGTCCAAGAAGAGCTGGCTCTATCAAAGTCTCAAGGCGTGGACCTGGAGGAGAAACTCTCGGCTAAGGAAGCTCTGATAAATGAACTGACTGAGGAATTGAGCCTGAAAAAGGCCTCGGAATCTCAAGTGAAGGAAGATATTTCCGCTCTTGAAAATCTGTTTGCCTCAACTAAAGAAGATCTTCAAGCAAAGGTTTCtgaattggaagaaatcaagttgAAGCTACAGGAGGAATGGAGTGCCAAGGAATTAGTTGAAGCCGCACGAAAAACTCAAGAAGAACGGGCCGTAGCTGCACAGGAGAATTTGGCAATAGtaaccaaagaaaaagaagctctGGAAGCAGCTGTGGCAGATCTCACCGGTAATGTGCAGCTGATGAAGGAGCTGTGCAGTGATCTCGAAGAAAAATTGAAGCTTTCGGAAGAGAACTTCGGTAAAAAAGATGATCTTTTGTCTCAATCTTTGTCAAACAATGCCGAGCTTGAACAGAAGTTGAAGTCGCTGGAAGAGCTCCATAAGGAATCAGAAACTGCTTTTGCAACTGCTACTGAAAAGAATCTTGAACTTGAAGCAATTATTCAAGCTTCAAATGCAGCAGCGGAGGAGGCAAAATCGCAACTGAGAGAGCTTGAGACGCGCTTTATAGCTGTAGAACAAAAGAATGTAGAGCTTGAGCAACAGTTAAATGCGGTAGAGCTGAACCGAGGAATTGCTGAGAGTGGTCTGGAAGAATTCTCTCAAAAAATATCTGCACTCAATACTACATTGAGCGAGGTcgaggaagaaaagaaacagCTGACCGGTCAGGTGCAAGAATACCAAGAGAAGATAGGCCAGCTGGAATCTGAGTTAAACCAGACAACTTTGCAATATTCAGAGCTTCAGGAGGAACTGAAGACTGCCTCCGAGAAATGTGCTGAACATGAGGGCCGGGCCAGTGAACACCATCAGCGAAGCCTCGAACTTGAAGATTTGGTCCAAATTTCTCATACCAAAGTGGAGGATACTGGTAAAAAGGTGAGCGAGCTGGAGTTAATGCTTGAAACAGAGAGGTACAGAATTCAAGAACTCGAGGAACAAATAACTGCGTTGGAAAAGAAATGTCAGGATGCAGAAGCAGATTCTAAGAATTATTCTAACAAGGTATCTGAACTTGCCTCTGAACTCGAGGCATTCCAAGCAAGAACATCTAGCCTTGAAGTTGCACTGCAAGCGGCCAACGAAAAGGAAAGGGAGTTGTTTGAAGCCTTGAATGTTGCCacagaagagaagaaaaggttaGAGGATGCATCGAGTAGTTTTACTGAGAAGTTTTCCGAATCAGAAAACTTGGTGGAGGTCTTGAGAGATGAATTGAAGATGACTCAAGAGAAATTGGAAAGCATTGAAAATGATCTTAATGCTGCTGGAATCAGAGAAGGCGAGGTCATAGCGAAACTCAAATCTGCCGAGGAGCAACTGGAGCAACAAGGCAAAGTAATAGAGGAAACAGCGTCAAAGAACTCAGAACTTCAAGCACTACATGAAACCCTAGTGAGGGATTCAGAGATCAAACTTCAAGAAGCATTAGGGAGCTTCACTAACAGGGATGCTGAGGCAAATTCTCTGCTTGAGAAACTAAAGGTTCTAGAAGATCAGGTGAAGGTTTATGAAGAGCATGTTGCTGAAGCAGAGCGGAAGTCTGCATCGTTGAAAGAAGAGCTGGACAACAGCTTGGCTAAATTTGCATCTTCAGAAAGTACAAATGAAGAACTCAGAAAACAGATCTTGGAAGCAGAAAACAAAGCTTCTCAGACCCTCTCAGAAAACGAAATGCTAGTTGAGACGAATGTTCAGCTGAAATGCAAGATTGATGAATTGCAGGAATCTTTGAATGCTGCTCTATCTGAAACTGAAGTCACTACAAGAGAACTTGTTTCGCACAAGAGCACTGTTGAAGAATTAACAGATAAGCACTCGAGAGCCTTAGACCTTCATTCTGCTTCCGAAGCCCGCATTGTGGAAGCAGAGACGAAATTGCAAGAAGCCATTGGAAGATTCAGTCAGAGAGATTTGGAAGCTAATGAATTGCTCGAGAAGCTAAATGCCCTACAAGGCCAAGTAAAATTGTATGAAGAGCAAGTTCGAGAAACATCTGCGGTTTCTGAAACCAGAAATGCGGAGCTGGAAGAGAGTCTATCAAAGCTGAAGAATCTGGAGAATATTGTTGAGGAACTGCAAACCAATTCAGCTCACTTTGAAGAGGAGAGCGGAAAACTAGCTGAGGCAAATATAAAGCTTACAGAGGATGTGTCTACATACGAGTCCAAACTAAGTGACCTTGAAGCAAAATATTCTACTGCAGTTGTTGAGAAGGACGAAACAGTTGAACAACTTCAGGCTGCAAAAAGGACTATTGAAGATTTAATGCAGCAGCATTCTTCTGAAGGGCAGAAACTACAATCTCAG ATATCTTCGGTTATGGATGAGAACAGCCTGCTTAATGAAGTGCATCAAAATACTAAGAAGGAACTCCAGCAAGTGATATCCGAGCTTGAAGAACAGCTCAAAGAACAAAAAGCAGGAGAAGCTGCTTTAAaatctgagattgaaaatctCAAGGCTGAGGTTGCTGAGAAGCCTTTGTTGCAGAATTCTCTCAAGGAACTCGAAGAGAAATTGGTGAAAACTGAAGCTCAACTGCAAAAAGAG GTTGAAAGCATTAAGGCGGCTGCGGCCGAAAGAGAGGCAGAGTTGACTTCAAAGTTGGAGGATCACGCGCATAAGGTCCATGACAGAGATTTATTGAATGAACAAGTCACAAAACTCCATAGCGAGTTACAACTTGCTCATGCCACTGTTGCTGAAAAG AAAGAAGCAGATTCTCAAAAGGACCTGGAACGAGAAGCATCGTTGAAGCGTTCCCTTGAAGAACTTGAAGCTAAGAATAAAGAAATCGCACTTCTAGATAAGCAAGTCAAGGAGCTCGAGCAAAAACTGCAGCTGGCAGATACCAAAGTAACAGAAAGG ATCATGTTGCAGGGTGATGGAGGCAGTGTAGCCGGACTGGAAGTGAAATCCAGGGACATTGGATCAACCGTTTCAACTCCATCGAAAAGGAAGAGCAAGAAGAAGTCAGAAGCAACACCTGTTCAAACCTCATCATCTTCAGATATCCATACACATACTGCCGAGGCTTCCCCAATGATGAGCGTTAAGTTCATCGTGGGAGTGGCTGTGGTTTCTGCGATCATCGGCATCATTCTTGGGAAACAGTACTAG